From Pithys albifrons albifrons isolate INPA30051 chromosome 27, PitAlb_v1, whole genome shotgun sequence, one genomic window encodes:
- the LOC139683068 gene encoding uncharacterized protein, translated as MGSEPLPFPLPFPLPFPLPFPLPFPLPFPLPPPRGAAGTAGAAHPPTRGGSRRRSGRRGTAAAPRSGAHSGAASRAAPRAALHSPAGPSRRHRSRAVPAPPRVPRASPPPGGPQWIRPAPPRPALPRSRRFRRRVKGRAEAAPPPRRRFRGHGAALTAPPPPSLPPFLPPALPPPRHGRPRPAPPATARGRAPR; from the coding sequence ATGGGTTCAGAACCGCTCCCGTTCCCGCTGCCGTTCCCGCTGCCGTTCCCGCTGCCGTTCCCGCTCCCGTTCCCGCTCCCGTTCCCGCTCCCTCCGCCGCGCGGCGCTGCCGGCACTGCCGGGGCTGCCCACCCACCCACGCGCGGGGGGAGCCGCCGCCGCTCGGGGCGCCGAGGCACAGCGGCAGCGCCGCGCTCCGGTGCACACAGCGGGGCAGCATCACGGGCAGCACCCCGGGCCGCGCTCCACAGCCCCGCGGGCCCCTCCCGGCGCCACCGATCCCGCGCtgtccccgccccgccccgtgTCCCGCGGGCATCCCCCCCCCCGGGCGGGCCGCAGTGGatccgccccgccccgccccgcccggccctcCCGCGCTCCCGCCGCTTCCGCCGCCGGGTGAAGGGTCGCGCCGAGGCCGCGCCGCCCCCGCGCCGCCGTTTCCGGGGCCATGGAGCGGCTCTGACGGCGCCGCCGCccccgtccctccctcccttcctccctcccgcCCTCCCTCCGCCCCGGCacggccgcccccgccccgccccgcccgccaCGGCGAGGGGCCGCGCCCCGCGGTGA